Proteins found in one Hypericibacter terrae genomic segment:
- the rimP gene encoding ribosome maturation factor RimP, giving the protein MVETRQIEQMIEPSLAAMGYEIVRVHISGGHRPILQIMIERIDGREITVDDCADSSRAISALLDVEDPLPSAYELEVSSPGIDRPLTRPKDFERFAGHLAKIETRRPIEGRKRFQGRLVGRAGEEVVVALEEGGEAHLPMTEIAKAKLVLTDELIAAAANNANR; this is encoded by the coding sequence ATGGTCGAGACGCGCCAGATCGAGCAGATGATCGAGCCTTCGCTTGCCGCGATGGGCTATGAGATCGTCCGCGTCCATATCTCGGGCGGGCATCGGCCGATCCTGCAGATCATGATCGAGCGGATCGATGGCCGCGAGATCACGGTCGATGACTGCGCCGACTCCAGCCGCGCCATCTCGGCCTTGCTGGATGTCGAAGATCCGCTGCCCTCGGCCTACGAACTCGAGGTCAGCTCGCCCGGAATCGACCGGCCGCTGACCCGGCCCAAGGATTTCGAACGGTTCGCCGGCCATCTGGCGAAGATCGAAACGCGCCGGCCGATCGAAGGGCGCAAGCGCTTCCAGGGACGCCTCGTCGGCCGCGCCGGCGAGGAGGTCGTGGTGGCGCTGGAAGAAGGCGGGGAGGCCCACCTGCCGATGACTGAGATAGCCAAAGCCAAACTGGTGCTGACCGACGAACTGATCGCGGCAGCCGCAAACAACGCGAATCGTTAG
- the nusA gene encoding transcription termination factor NusA has translation MEPTIAIPRLELLQVAEAVAREKGIERDEVLEAMEQAIQKAGRSKYGHEHDIRALIDRKSGEIRLMRFREIADPVVNEATQIPLADALRSHPDKKLGDFLIEELPPIDFGRIAAQTAKQVIVQKVREAERKRQFEEFKNRKGEIVNGLVKRVEFGNVTVDLSRAEALLRRDELLPREAFRVGDRVRALVLDVREEPRGPQIFLSRTHPTFMAKLFAQEVPEIYDNIIEIKAVARDPGSRAKIAVISNDSSIDPVGACVGMRGSRVQAVVGELQGEKIDIIPWSQDPATFVVNALAPAEVAKVVLDEETHRIEVVVPDDQLSLAIGRRGQNVRLASQLTGWDIDILTEAEESERRSEEFRSRSQMFIDSLDVDDVIAHLLVTEGFTTVEDVAFIPVEDLAAIEGFDEEVAEELRQRAQAWLEQQNEKLSLRRRELGVAEDLAAVEGLTPGMLVTLGEAGVKTLDDLADLATDELVDKKDGILRGHDLSRADAEAMIMAARAHWFEGDQAKA, from the coding sequence ATGGAACCCACAATTGCCATTCCCAGGCTCGAGCTTCTGCAGGTGGCGGAAGCCGTCGCGCGCGAAAAGGGCATCGAGCGCGATGAAGTGCTGGAAGCGATGGAGCAGGCGATTCAGAAGGCCGGCCGCTCCAAATACGGGCATGAGCACGACATCCGCGCTCTGATCGACCGCAAGAGCGGCGAGATCCGCCTGATGCGCTTCCGCGAGATCGCCGATCCGGTGGTCAATGAGGCGACGCAGATCCCGCTCGCCGACGCGCTGCGCTCCCATCCCGACAAGAAGCTCGGCGATTTCCTGATCGAGGAACTGCCGCCGATCGATTTCGGCCGCATCGCCGCCCAGACCGCGAAGCAGGTGATCGTGCAGAAGGTGCGCGAAGCCGAGCGCAAGCGCCAGTTCGAGGAGTTCAAGAACCGCAAGGGCGAGATCGTCAACGGTCTGGTCAAGCGCGTCGAGTTCGGCAACGTGACGGTCGATCTGTCCCGGGCCGAGGCGCTGCTGCGCCGCGACGAGCTGTTGCCGCGCGAGGCCTTCCGCGTCGGCGATCGCGTCCGCGCGCTGGTGCTGGATGTGCGCGAGGAGCCGCGCGGGCCCCAGATCTTCCTGTCGCGCACCCATCCGACCTTCATGGCCAAGCTGTTCGCCCAGGAAGTGCCGGAAATCTACGACAACATCATCGAGATCAAGGCCGTGGCCCGCGATCCCGGAAGCCGCGCCAAGATCGCCGTCATCTCGAACGACAGCTCGATCGATCCGGTCGGTGCCTGCGTCGGTATGCGCGGCAGCCGCGTCCAGGCGGTGGTCGGCGAGCTCCAGGGCGAGAAGATCGACATCATTCCCTGGTCGCAGGATCCGGCGACCTTCGTGGTGAACGCGCTGGCCCCGGCCGAGGTCGCGAAGGTGGTGCTGGACGAGGAGACCCATCGCATCGAGGTGGTGGTTCCCGACGACCAGCTGTCGCTCGCGATCGGCCGTCGCGGCCAGAACGTGCGTCTCGCCTCGCAGCTCACCGGCTGGGATATCGACATCCTGACCGAGGCCGAGGAATCCGAGCGCCGCAGCGAAGAGTTCCGCTCGCGCTCGCAGATGTTCATCGATTCGCTCGATGTCGACGACGTGATCGCGCATCTGCTGGTGACCGAAGGCTTCACCACGGTCGAGGACGTCGCTTTCATCCCGGTCGAGGATCTGGCCGCGATCGAGGGTTTCGACGAGGAAGTGGCCGAGGAGCTGCGCCAGCGGGCGCAGGCCTGGCTCGAGCAGCAGAACGAGAAGCTCAGCCTGCGCCGGCGCGAGCTCGGCGTCGCCGAGGATCTGGCCGCGGTCGAGGGCCTGACCCCCGGCATGCTGGTCACGCTCGGCGAGGCCGGCGTCAAGACGCTCGACGATCTGGCCGATCTCGCGACCGACGAGCTGGTCGACAAGAAGGACGGCATTCTGCGCGGCCATGATCTGAGCCGGGCCGATGCCGAGGCCATGATCATGGCGGCGCGCGCCCATTGGTTCGAAGGCGACCAGGCCAAGGCCTGA
- a CDS encoding RNA-binding protein, whose translation MTAKVAADDPNRGAMSPTGEGAAVDEADLVAADEPAADGPLRRCIATREIRPKEELLRFVAGPDKDVVPDLAGKLPGRGLWVSADRAAIELAVQKNLFAKAAKAPLRPAAGLADEVVRLLKRRCLELIGLARGAGQAVAGYEKVDAWLERGQVAVLLEACDGAADGKRRLAAKAGAPHISKAPAAATAEKPRIAVIDLFTASELASALGREHVVHAALSEGGLARALVTDASRLKALIAGHNN comes from the coding sequence ATGACGGCCAAGGTTGCAGCCGATGATCCGAACCGGGGGGCGATGAGCCCGACCGGCGAGGGCGCGGCCGTGGACGAGGCCGATCTGGTGGCGGCGGACGAGCCGGCCGCCGATGGCCCGCTGCGCCGCTGCATCGCCACGCGCGAGATCAGGCCCAAGGAAGAGCTGCTGCGTTTCGTGGCCGGTCCCGACAAGGATGTGGTGCCCGACCTCGCCGGCAAGTTGCCGGGCCGGGGACTTTGGGTTTCGGCCGATCGGGCCGCCATCGAGCTGGCGGTGCAGAAGAATCTGTTCGCCAAGGCCGCCAAGGCGCCGTTGCGCCCCGCGGCGGGGCTGGCCGACGAAGTCGTCCGCCTGCTGAAGCGTCGCTGCCTGGAACTGATCGGCCTCGCCCGCGGTGCGGGGCAGGCCGTGGCCGGTTACGAGAAGGTCGATGCCTGGCTCGAGCGGGGCCAGGTGGCGGTGCTGCTCGAAGCCTGCGACGGGGCTGCCGATGGCAAGCGCCGCCTCGCGGCGAAGGCCGGGGCACCCCATATAAGCAAGGCACCGGCAGCAGCGACGGCCGAAAAGCCGCGCATTGCCGTGATCGACCTCTTTACCGCCTCTGAACTCGCCTCGGCCCTCGGCCGCGAGCATGTGGTTCATGCCGCTCTGAGCGAGGGCGGCCTCGCCCGTGCGCTCGTGACGGATGCCTCAAGACTCAAAGCCTTGATTGCCGGACACAACAACTGA
- the trmB gene encoding tRNA (guanosine(46)-N7)-methyltransferase TrmB, with translation MPRRPAAKAGDGREDRTAGQDGTGERLHFHGRRRGRKLRLGQQRLMQETLPGLRIELPPAGARLDPEALFGPGRELWLEVGFGSGEHLAWQAENNPDVSIIGCEVFENGIARAVGHAVERGLRNLRFFPDDARMLMDCLPDASLSRVFILFPDPWPKTRHAERRFVGRPNLDRLARLMRPGGELRMASDDPSQIRWMLAETIDHPAFLWLAAGPEDWRRRPADWPGTRYEAKALCEGRKPAYFRFRRR, from the coding sequence ATGCCGAGACGCCCGGCCGCAAAGGCCGGCGACGGCCGCGAGGATCGGACTGCCGGACAGGACGGGACCGGCGAGCGGCTCCATTTCCATGGCCGCCGCAGGGGCCGCAAGCTGCGGCTGGGTCAGCAGCGGCTCATGCAGGAAACCCTGCCGGGCCTGAGGATCGAGCTGCCGCCGGCCGGCGCCCGTCTCGATCCCGAGGCGTTGTTCGGACCGGGCCGCGAACTCTGGCTCGAGGTCGGCTTCGGCTCCGGCGAGCATCTCGCCTGGCAGGCCGAGAACAACCCGGATGTCTCGATCATCGGCTGCGAGGTCTTCGAGAACGGCATCGCCCGGGCGGTGGGTCATGCGGTCGAGCGCGGCCTTCGCAATCTGCGTTTCTTTCCCGACGATGCCCGGATGCTGATGGACTGCCTGCCCGACGCCTCGCTGAGCCGGGTGTTCATCCTGTTTCCGGATCCCTGGCCCAAGACGCGCCATGCCGAGCGCCGCTTCGTCGGCCGGCCCAATCTCGACCGGCTGGCGCGGCTGATGCGGCCCGGCGGGGAATTGCGGATGGCCAGCGACGATCCCAGCCAGATCCGCTGGATGCTGGCAGAGACCATCGATCATCCGGCCTTCCTCTGGCTCGCGGCCGGTCCGGAGGATTGGCGCCGGCGTCCGGCCGACTGGCCGGGCACGCGCTACGAGGCCAAGGCCTTGTGCGAAGGACGTAAACCCGCCTATTTCCGCTTCCGGCGGCGCTGA